In the genome of Tautonia rosea, the window TCCGCATCCGCTTCAGGTACGGAATCATCCGTCGAATGCGCTCGTCGGTCGGCAAGGCCGGGTTGAGGTCTTCCTTCGGCATCCCGACAGCGATCAACTCCGTCTGGACCCAGTGGTAGCCGAACAGGGCGGTCAAATCCGTCGCCGCGGGCCGGTCGCAATGGATGTGCGTGTGAGGGTCGATGATCGGCGTTTTGTCGATCAGGCGTTCAATGGACTGGGCTAAACCGGGAAGGCTCGTGAACATGAGGGCGTTTCCGTGGGATCGGGCCGGCTCGAATCGACATCCGTTGCGAGGGCCGCGAGCATTCTCGGACGATCCCCTTTGCCTGTCAACGAGACCCCGGCGATGCCCCGGGCGAGCCGATCCGCTATAATGCAATGGGAACGCTCCAGCGCCCGCCCACGGACCCGGACCTTTTTCTCAGTCGCCGAACCGGGAGCGATTATGCGGCGCGATATTGACGAGGCCCTTCGGGGCTGGCCCTACGATCCAGAGTTTGACGAGGTCGAAGCCCGAGAAATCCTGGCGCGTGACGGTCGAACCGTCCTCCAGATCCGGGTCGATCTCGGCGTCCTCCAGATGGAACTCGACGGCCGACCCGACGGCGCACGACCCCGCGGCTTCTTGACCTACCTCGATTACCTGCGTCATCGCTCCAAATTCCGGAGGCGACGACGATCACAGGCCGCCGCCGACCCCGGCCCGGTCGGCTGGTCGATGTCGCCCGAACATTGCGCCGAGGCGGACCGCGAACTCGTACAGTTCTATCACCGTCGGGTGGCCTTCCTGACGCTCCAGCACTACGAGCGTGCCCTCCGCGATGCGGAACACAGCCTCAACCTGATGGACTTCATCGCCGATTTCGGCCCGACGCCGGAATACGTCGAGCGTCACGAGCGCCTCCGAGCCGGAATCCTCTTCGACCGGACTCAGGCCTCTGCCGCCCTCGCCTTGGAACGGACCAGCCCCGAGGAAGCGATCGACGCCATCCGGGAAGGGGTCGACCGTCTCGAACGTCACGCCCGGACGCTGTTGGAGATGGACGATCTCGACGACTTCGAGGCGCTCGAACTGCCTCCCGGTGAACTCGAAACGCCGACCGTCGCCTACATCGAGCGCCTTCGCCGCCTGGAAACCGAAGTCCGGCACCACTTCGAGGTGCCGAAAACCCTCCGCGAACAACTCGACGAGGCGGTCGAACACGAAGACTACGAACGCGCCGCCCGGCTCCGTGACCAGATCCGCTCCCGGAGTCGGTCCTGACGCCCGATGCCCAGCAGACCAAGGGGACACGTGGATCGACTGGCGGTCCACTTCTGTCCCCTTGGCCGACGCGATCCGATCCGGTCAATGCGCGCTCCCGAGCGGCCAGGCGACGTCCGCCGCCCGCACAATCGGCCCTTCCACACAGACCCGTTTCAGGTCGACCGATCCATCGGCCTGCCGCATCGGGACAACACAACTGAAGCAGGCACCAAAACCGCACGACATCTGATTTTCGAGCGAAACATCGCACGGAATCCCTTCCCGATCGGCAATTCCCGCCAGGACGGTAAGCATCGCCGGAGGTCCGCACCCCACGAGCTTGCTCGGCCGGTCTCCCGCTTGCAATCGCTGCTCCAGGAGTGTCGTGACGAATCCGTGAAATCCGGCCGAGCCATCATCGGTGGCCAGCGACACACGGATTCCAGCCCGCTCGAAGTCCTCGACCCCGGCGGCGAGCCCCGCATTGCGGACCCCGTAAAGCAGCTCCGTCGAGGAGGCGACCGGCCCGTCCCAGGCAGTTGGCTCGGCTCCATAGGATTGCTGGCCGGTCCACCATCTGCCGAGAGCAAGAAACGGGGTCTGCCCGATCCCCCCCGCCACGAACGTCACCGGGCCACCGTCCTCGGGAGGAGGGCCGAAGCCGTTGCCAAGCGGTCCCCAGACCTCCAGGGTTTCCCCTGCCCGACGCTCGGCGAGGGCGGCCGTCCCCCGACCGATGACGAGGTAGACGATGTCGATTGCCTCATGGGTTCCCGAGGGTCCAGTCACCGTGTCATAGAGCGCAAAGGGTCGGCCGAAGAACGGGTCGGACGTCCCCGGACGCGTCGGACGAATCATCAGGAACTGTCCCGGCAGGATGCAACGCGCCATTTCCGGAGCCAGCAACCGGATGCGATACGTCCCCCGGGCGATCGAGACGTTCTCAAGGATCTCCACTGATCGATGCATCGCACAGGTCGGTACGACCGCGTCCATCTGTCGAATTCCTCCGAACCCTGGCCACCCTGGGCAGCCACCCTGAATCTCGATCCCGCTCCGGGATCCTTCGGGTTTCGTTGTGTCCGCGGCGCGGACCGGTCGATTTGGTGAGAGAATTTCTCACCGCGGAGCCTGAGGAAATCCCAACCCGCTCCTTTCCTTCGGGAGGAGCGGGTGGCCAAAGGCCAGAGGAAGGGCGATGGGCTCGACTCGATCGAAATCACCACGTCAATCGAGTCGATTCCGACCCTCCGCTCCGATCACTCGTTCTCCGAAGACTTCGAGCGTCGCGACTTTGGCAACGGCTTCGGCCGACGCTTGGCCATCTGACCAGGGGGCTTGAGCGCGGGCCGTCGTCCCCCGGAAGGACCATTGCCGCCGCCGACTTGCGGCCCTCCGGGACCTCCGGAACTCCGTCGTTTCGCGCCAGGTCCCGAGGTGCCTCGGTTTCGCGACGGTCCTCCGCTGGCAGAGGGGCGTCCGGCCGGTGGTCGCGATCGAGGCCCCGCGGGTCGAGGCGGCCGCCCGGCAGGAGGAGGCCCGCCAAGGTCGCCGCTGGAGATCGGAGGGATGAGAATCTCATCCGGTCCGTCATCGAGATGAGCGGAACGACGCCCTTTCGATCCGCTCGGGGGCGGAGCGAACGAACCAACGGCTCCTCGCCTCGGAACGCCTCCCGGTCGTCGGCTCCCCTGGTCCCGATCCCGACCGCCCTGCGGTGGAGGCCCGGTCGGGCGTTTGCCCTTCGGTCCACCACCGGCGGATCCAACCAGATGGCCCATGCCCGATCGCGGACCTGCGGAGGCCGGACCTCCTTCAGACTTTCGCCGAGGAGCTTCGCGACGCCTGGAATCGCGGGGCCGCACCGACTCTCCCGACGCCACCCGGCGAAGCATCGCAACTTCTTCCGGTTCCAGGTAGCGCCATTGACCGGCCGAGAGCCCCTTGAGCGTCACCGGTCCGACCGAAACCCGGGTCAGGCGCATCACCTTGTGACCGAGCTTCGCCAGCATCCGCCGCACTTCGCGGTTCTTCCCCTCGGCCAGGGTCAGCTCGATCATCGTGGCTTCGCCGTGATTCGATTTCTCGTTCACGAACCGGGCCGATCGCGCCCTTGCCTTACCTTCGGCGAGCCAGACCCCTTCGACGAGCCGGTCAATCACCTCCGGCCCCGGCTTGCCGGCGACCAGAACGCGATACACCTTCTCGACCCCGAACTTCGGGTGTGCCAGTCGATTGGCCAACTCGCCGTCGTTGGTCAACAGAATCAGTCCCGTGCTGTCCTCGTCGAGCCGACCGATCGGATAGACCCGCTGCGGCAAGTCGGGCACGATGTCGATCACCCGAGGCCGACCAGCCGGGTCGGAATTGGTCGTCACGAATCCCTTCGGCTTGTACACGGCGAGGTAGACGATCTTCTCCTGTCGGATCCGTTCTCCATCCACCGTGATCGTCGCCTGCGTCGGATCAACCCTGGTTGCCAGGTCACGCACGACCTGACCATCGACCAGCACGCGCCCCTGGAGAATCAACTCCTCCACCGCTCGCCGAGAACCAAGCCCGGCTGCGGCGAGCACTTTATTCAGGCGCTCCCCCTCACTCGACGCTCCCGACCGTGATGAGCCACGACCGTCTTCCGACGATCGACGCGGTCCGGACGACGGCCGTGGGCCGGTCGGAAGGCCGGCGGGGCGGGGTTTCCGGTGCGGTTGCGGACCCGAACCGGACGATGAGCCGGCGCGGCGGGGAGGCGGGCCACCGCCTCGGCGGGGTGGTCGAGGGGCCATGAGAAATCACTTCCTGCGTCGGCGGACGCGAATCGA includes:
- a CDS encoding UvrB/UvrC motif-containing protein, giving the protein MPRASRSAIMQWERSSARPRTRTFFSVAEPGAIMRRDIDEALRGWPYDPEFDEVEAREILARDGRTVLQIRVDLGVLQMELDGRPDGARPRGFLTYLDYLRHRSKFRRRRRSQAAADPGPVGWSMSPEHCAEADRELVQFYHRRVAFLTLQHYERALRDAEHSLNLMDFIADFGPTPEYVERHERLRAGILFDRTQASAALALERTSPEEAIDAIREGVDRLERHARTLLEMDDLDDFEALELPPGELETPTVAYIERLRRLETEVRHHFEVPKTLREQLDEAVEHEDYERAARLRDQIRSRSRS
- a CDS encoding dihydroorotate dehydrogenase electron transfer subunit, with amino-acid sequence MDAVVPTCAMHRSVEILENVSIARGTYRIRLLAPEMARCILPGQFLMIRPTRPGTSDPFFGRPFALYDTVTGPSGTHEAIDIVYLVIGRGTAALAERRAGETLEVWGPLGNGFGPPPEDGGPVTFVAGGIGQTPFLALGRWWTGQQSYGAEPTAWDGPVASSTELLYGVRNAGLAAGVEDFERAGIRVSLATDDGSAGFHGFVTTLLEQRLQAGDRPSKLVGCGPPAMLTVLAGIADREGIPCDVSLENQMSCGFGACFSCVVPMRQADGSVDLKRVCVEGPIVRAADVAWPLGSAH
- a CDS encoding pseudouridine synthase, which codes for MLAAAGLGSRRAVEELILQGRVLVDGQVVRDLATRVDPTQATITVDGERIRQEKIVYLAVYKPKGFVTTNSDPAGRPRVIDIVPDLPQRVYPIGRLDEDSTGLILLTNDGELANRLAHPKFGVEKVYRVLVAGKPGPEVIDRLVEGVWLAEGKARARSARFVNEKSNHGEATMIELTLAEGKNREVRRMLAKLGHKVMRLTRVSVGPVTLKGLSAGQWRYLEPEEVAMLRRVASGESVRPRDSRRREAPRRKSEGGPASAGPRSGMGHLVGSAGGGPKGKRPTGPPPQGGRDRDQGSRRPGGVPRRGAVGSFAPPPSGSKGRRSAHLDDGPDEILIPPISSGDLGGPPPAGRPPRPAGPRSRPPAGRPSASGGPSRNRGTSGPGAKRRSSGGPGGPQVGGGNGPSGGRRPALKPPGQMAKRRPKPLPKSRRSKSSENE